The nucleotide sequence TCTGCCTGCGGGCAGCGTGCTGGACGGCTCGAACATCTATTATGCTTTTCCTTGCCAGCCGGGGCAGGTCATTGCGCAGGATATGTCCAAGTACACCCGGTTTGTGCTTAAAGAGCCGCTGGCGGCCGACGCCGCCGTCATGCAGCCGCAGGTGGACATTGACCGCAGCCTGCAGCGCCTTGTGGCCGGGTACGTTGAGCGCATCGCCGCGCTGCTCAAGAGCAGCAACGCCGTTGTGCCTTTTGACAGCGAATGCGAGCTCTCGCACCACTACGGCATTGAAAGGTTCACCGAGGTTGGTCTTGTGCTTATCAACTGCGTCAACAGGGAATACTGCAAAAAATTGCTCGTGCTGTTGCCCGGTCAGACCCACCCTCTGCATTATCATGTAAAAAAAGAGGAAACGTTTATTATCCTGCACGGCGACCTCACGGTTATATGCAGCGATAACGAGCGCACCCTTACCCGTGGCGACACCATGACTGTCGAGCGGGGCACGCCGCACAGTTTCTCGAGCAAACACGGCTGTGTTTTTGAAGAAATTTCTTCCACGCACTGCTCTGACGATTCGTTTTATGAGGACAAGGGCGGATTTACGTTTCCGCGCAAAACAAAGGTGTATTTGACCAAGGATGTCCTTTGCTAGCGTTGCGGCTGGCAGCAGAAACCCGGCGCAGGACAAGGCCGCGCAGCCTGGGCGTCAGGCTGCTTTGTGCCGTCGCGGCGGCGCAAAATTGGGCGTGACAGCTTCTTAACCTCCTGAAGTACCGTTGTTTTGAGGATGTATGCTATGGAATTGACCGCGCAGGAAATGCTGAAAAGAGAAAAATTAAAAGAAACGAATCCGTACATATACGCAAAGATCCTCCGGCAGGAGCAGCGCTATCTCAATGGGCTTGCAGCCCCGACCATACAGTTTCAGTACGACTATACATGCAACATGCGCTGCGAGCATTGCTGCGTCAGCAAACTTGACAAAAAAGACCGTGTGCTGACGCCTGATGTTCTGAAAGATCTGGCGCGGCAGGCTGATGCGCTTGCGGTCACCCAGTTTACCATTTCTGGCGGCGAACCACTGCTTTTCAGGGACTTTGAAAAAATCGTGCAGGCCATAGGGCCGGACAGGTTTTTTATCGCCACCGATACCAACGGCTGGCTGCTCACCCCGCAAAAGGCGGCCTGGCTCAAGAATATAGGCGTGGGCAAGGTTCATATAAGCCTCGATAGCGCCCTCAAGAGCGCGCACGATGCCTTTCGCAAAACTCCGGGAGCCTATGAGCACGCCATTGCCGCCATAACAAATGCCAAAAAAGCCGGGTTAAGCGTCACGGTCAATACCGTACTTACCAAGGAGCGCGTGCATACTGACGAGTTTTTGCAGTTTCTGCAGCTTGTGGACGACCTTGGCGCGACCACGGTTCTTATGTTTGCCAAGCCCCTTGGCGAGTGGGAAGGCAATCTGGATATCCTGCTGGACGACAAGGATATTGCCTACACCAGGGAGCTTGAAAAAAAACACGCCGTCTGCTCGCACCTGACCCGCAATTATGGTTTTGATCATGGCTGTCTGGCTGTAAAAAGAATGATTTCCATAACTCGTTACGGCGATGTGCAGCCTTGCATGTCCATACTGGTTTCTCTGGGCAATATCTTTGATGAACCGCTGGAAACAATACTTGAACGAGGTATGCGGTCGGAGATTTTCGGCGCGTATTCGCCAACCTGCAGAGCCTGCGCCGATAAGGATTTTGTGGCCCTTTACAACGAAAGAACGCTCGGTAAAGCCGAGCCTCTTGCCTATGCCGACTTTATTTCGAAAAATAAATCATAAAGAGTACTGCAATGGATTCAGGAAATAAAATTAAATTTTATGAAAGACAGGCTGGTGAGGTCATTCCAGATTCGCCAAGCTCGATTAAACGATTGAAACTGAGCGAGTCGCTGCCTCTCGACACGCCGCTTGCGGTGCATCTTTTTCCCGTTTACGCATGCAACCTGCGATGCGAGTTTTGCATCTGGGCGCTTACGGAACAGGAGCGCGGCTATCTCTCCGATGTAAAGGTCATGCCCTATGACCTGTACTGCAGGGCTATCGACGGCCTGGCGCGGTTTCCAAAAAAACTGGGGCTCTGGCGCATCGCTGGCGTGGGCGAACCCCTGATGCACCCGCAGATCGTCGATCTTGTGCGCTATGCCCGGCAGTCTGGATACGTCGAACGGGTTGAAATTGTTACTAACGGAACATTTTTGACGCCTGAAATGTCAAAGGGCCTTATTGATGCCGGGCTGACGCGTTTGCGCGTGTCTGTAGAGGGCAACAGCAGCGATACCTACCTTAAATACGCCAAACGCAGTATTGACTATGACAACCTGGTCAAAAATATAGAGTACTTTTACAAAAATCGCGGCGAAACAAAAGTATATGTAAAAGTCATGGATTACATGCTGCACTCGAAGGCAGAGACAGAGGAATTCATTGCACGGTTTGAGCCCATTTCAGACGCGTTGCAGATCGAGCATCTGACCCCTGTCATTCATGGCATAGATTTTACCTCTCTGTGCGACAGTCATAGCCTGAATATACGGCAAACAGGCGGCGTTTATGACGATGTAGAGGTTTGCGCCCTGCCGTTTTATATGCTGCAGCTTAACCCGGACGGCAAGATTTTTCCCTGCTGTTCGTTTCGCGTGCCAGAACCATTGGCAAATATTAACGAAAAAAGTCTCTATGATGTGTGGAACAGCGATACGCTGCGTAATTTTCAGCTCAATATGCTCGACGCTGGCGCGGCAGGGATGGGCGGAATATGCGAAAAATGCAATTATTTTAAATATATCATGCAGGATAGCGACAGCATCGATGCCGCAAGGGGCGTCATCAGGCAAAAAATCCTTTCCGGATGCCGTCCATGCAAAAAGTAGCCGTTACCGGGCCGACCGGCGAGATCGGCTCCGCCTTTGTGCGGTTTTGTCTGGACGCGGGGCTGCAGGTGCTCGCCATTTGCCGCCCCGGCTCGGCCCGTGCGCATGTTTTGCCAAAGCACAAAAACCTGCGCACTGTCGCCTGCGCCCTTGATCAGCTCGATTCGCTCGATGTTGCGCAGGCTGGGCAGCAGGATGTTTTTTTTCATCTTGGCTGGGCGGATACCTTTGTTTCCGCAAGCAGGAATGACCTTGTCCCGCAGCTGCTGAACGTCAAATACGCCATTGAAGCTGCGCGGCTGGCCAAACGGCTAGGGTGCGAGGCCTTTGTGGGGGCGGGCAGTCAGGCCGAGTACGGGCGCTCTGCCGTGCCTCTGCGACCCGATTCGCCCTGCCATCCCGAAAACGGTTACGGCATGGCCAAACTCTGCGCAGGGCAAATGACGCGGCTTGAGTGCCGCACGCTTGGCTTGCGCCACATCTGGCCGAGGTTTTTTAGCGTTTACGGGCCGGAAGACCGAGCGGTAGCCATGATCCCGTCCATAATCGCCAACTGTCTGGCTGGCGTCAGCCCCAAACTTACCTCTGGCGAACAGCTGTGGGATTATCTGTATAGCCGGGATGTTGCGGAGTCTTTGTACCTGATGGGACAAAAGGGCAGGGATGGGGCCATATATACTGTGGGCTGCGGTAAACCCCGGCAAATCAGGGAATATGTCGAAATAATATGCAAAATGGCTAACCCTGCCGTCAAACCTGAGTTTGGCGCCGTGCCATACGCAAAATCTCAAGTAATGTTTTTGTGCGCCGATATCGAAGCGGCGCAAAAAGATCTTGGGTGGCAACCCAATACCAGTTTTGAACAGGGCATCGCATGGACGCTCGATTGGCACAAGAACATTATAAATAAATAATGGGTTACATATGATCAATTCATTGATTGTTATCCCAGATTACCATAATCATCATTACATCTTCCCCATGGGGATTGCATATATTCATGCCGCTCTTAAAGAAAAGAATTTTTCTGTGAGCGGTATTAATTTGTCTGAGCTTGCCATTATTAAAGATTCGCAGTTTGCCGCCGATAAGCTCCAGAGCATTTTGGCGGAAAACAAGATTGATATTGTAATGTGCGGAGCTCTGACGACTGAGCTAAAATACATACGAAGTGTTTTTGAAACAGCAAAAAAGTTTAATCCAGACATAATAACCATCGGCGGCGGCGGTGGTTTTACTTCCGAGCCGGTCATATTTTCTCAATTGACGGGCGTTGACTATGCCGTCCTTGGCGAAGGTGAAGTAACTATCTGTCAACTTGTTGATGCCATAGAAAACAACAAGGATGTTTCGTCGATAAATGGAATAGTGTATCGCCAGGGCGACGAATATATCCTGACGGGCAATCCCGGCAGCATCAAGGACATCAATTCCATACCCTTGCCCGATTACAGCGGATTTGAGTTTGAGCGTTACCTTGAACGCAATCCTTCCATGCCCATGATACTCGCGCGGTCATGTCCGTATCGTTGCCGGTTTTGTTTTCATCCAAGTGGCAACAAATACAGACAGCGCGATTTCAAGCTTTTTTTTGAAGAGCTTAAAATCTGGATTAAACAGTACAATATTTCATCCATCTCTTTGGTGGACGAGTTGTTTTGCTCCACAAAGCAAAAAATCAAGGATTTTTGCGAAATGCTGACGCCCTACGGCGTCAACTGGACCTGCCAGATGCGTGTGGAGACTGCGGACGTGGATGTCCTGCAGCTGATGAAGGGGTCTGGCTGCACGGAAATCAGCTACGGTTTTGAAAGCCATTGTCAGCGAATTTTGGATCATATGGGCAAGGGCATCAAATGCGCGCAGATCGATCGGGCCGCCCAGGTTACCTACGACGTGGGCCTGGCCATTCAGGGCAACTTTATTTTTGGCGATGAGCTTGAAGACTGGGCAAGCGTTATGGAAACCTTGCAATGGTGGTACGATCACCGTCACTACGGCATCAATCTTGGGTTTATCATGGTTTACCCAGGTACAGGCTACTACAAAAGCTCTGTTGAACGCGGGCTGATAAAGGACAAAAAGG is from Desulfovibrio desulfuricans and encodes:
- a CDS encoding radical SAM/SPASM domain-containing protein, whose translation is MKLSESLPLDTPLAVHLFPVYACNLRCEFCIWALTEQERGYLSDVKVMPYDLYCRAIDGLARFPKKLGLWRIAGVGEPLMHPQIVDLVRYARQSGYVERVEIVTNGTFLTPEMSKGLIDAGLTRLRVSVEGNSSDTYLKYAKRSIDYDNLVKNIEYFYKNRGETKVYVKVMDYMLHSKAETEEFIARFEPISDALQIEHLTPVIHGIDFTSLCDSHSLNIRQTGGVYDDVEVCALPFYMLQLNPDGKIFPCCSFRVPEPLANINEKSLYDVWNSDTLRNFQLNMLDAGAAGMGGICEKCNYFKYIMQDSDSIDAARGVIRQKILSGCRPCKK
- a CDS encoding radical SAM protein, with the translated sequence MELTAQEMLKREKLKETNPYIYAKILRQEQRYLNGLAAPTIQFQYDYTCNMRCEHCCVSKLDKKDRVLTPDVLKDLARQADALAVTQFTISGGEPLLFRDFEKIVQAIGPDRFFIATDTNGWLLTPQKAAWLKNIGVGKVHISLDSALKSAHDAFRKTPGAYEHAIAAITNAKKAGLSVTVNTVLTKERVHTDEFLQFLQLVDDLGATTVLMFAKPLGEWEGNLDILLDDKDIAYTRELEKKHAVCSHLTRNYGFDHGCLAVKRMISITRYGDVQPCMSILVSLGNIFDEPLETILERGMRSEIFGAYSPTCRACADKDFVALYNERTLGKAEPLAYADFISKNKS
- a CDS encoding B12-binding domain-containing radical SAM protein, whose protein sequence is MINSLIVIPDYHNHHYIFPMGIAYIHAALKEKNFSVSGINLSELAIIKDSQFAADKLQSILAENKIDIVMCGALTTELKYIRSVFETAKKFNPDIITIGGGGGFTSEPVIFSQLTGVDYAVLGEGEVTICQLVDAIENNKDVSSINGIVYRQGDEYILTGNPGSIKDINSIPLPDYSGFEFERYLERNPSMPMILARSCPYRCRFCFHPSGNKYRQRDFKLFFEELKIWIKQYNISSISLVDELFCSTKQKIKDFCEMLTPYGVNWTCQMRVETADVDVLQLMKGSGCTEISYGFESHCQRILDHMGKGIKCAQIDRAAQVTYDVGLAIQGNFIFGDELEDWASVMETLQWWYDHRHYGINLGFIMVYPGTGYYKSSVERGLIKDKKGYIEAGCQLINMSRMTNFEVIRLQALEWFVSDNYLGATNVATVMESSYIDDLMSYRLSIKCAHCGEVFYADVYKDIAERKLFRVCCSQCGRRNQLSLIESDNNCKFDLSSIEKYMDIAFKMRCGYVTKCIEYLRSKFKRIGVYGAGGNGNLFLTLLESANTDIQVAYVADRDAQKLDVFKNRYHVTSVDSLADYNVDAIIVTPLSFTHEIVTFINNSCPESQTVCLQDFAE
- a CDS encoding NAD-dependent epimerase/dehydratase family protein; protein product: MQKVAVTGPTGEIGSAFVRFCLDAGLQVLAICRPGSARAHVLPKHKNLRTVACALDQLDSLDVAQAGQQDVFFHLGWADTFVSASRNDLVPQLLNVKYAIEAARLAKRLGCEAFVGAGSQAEYGRSAVPLRPDSPCHPENGYGMAKLCAGQMTRLECRTLGLRHIWPRFFSVYGPEDRAVAMIPSIIANCLAGVSPKLTSGEQLWDYLYSRDVAESLYLMGQKGRDGAIYTVGCGKPRQIREYVEIICKMANPAVKPEFGAVPYAKSQVMFLCADIEAAQKDLGWQPNTSFEQGIAWTLDWHKNIINK